Proteins encoded by one window of Sus scrofa isolate TJ Tabasco breed Duroc chromosome 12, Sscrofa11.1, whole genome shotgun sequence:
- the RPRML gene encoding reprimo-like protein: MNTTFLNHSGLEAAGGLGGGGEAALGNRSHGLGTWLGCCPGGAPLSTSDGVAAGLEPDERSLWVSRVAQIAVLCVLSLTVVFGVFFLGCNLLIKSESMINFLMQERRPSKDVGAAILGLY; encoded by the coding sequence ATGAACACGACCTTCTTGAACCACAGTGGCCTGGAAGCGGCAGGTGGCTTGGGCGGCGGTGGAGAAGCCGCCCTGGGGAACCGCAGCCACGGGCTGGGCACGTGGCTGGGCTGTTGCCCCGGGGGCGCGCCGCTGTCCACCAGCGACGGAGTCGCGGCGGGGCTGGAGCCGGACGAGCGCAGCCTGTGGGTGTCGCGCGTGGCGCAGATCGCCGTGCTCTGCGTGCTGTCGCTAACCGTGGTCTTTGGCGTTTTCTTCCTGGGCTGCAACCTGCTCATCAAGTCCGAGAGCATGATTAACTTTCTGATGCAGGAGCGCCGGCCCTCCAAGGACGTGGGCGCTGCCATCCTCGGGCTGTACTGA